One Coffea arabica cultivar ET-39 chromosome 5e, Coffea Arabica ET-39 HiFi, whole genome shotgun sequence DNA segment encodes these proteins:
- the LOC113743859 gene encoding DEAD-box ATP-dependent RNA helicase 28-like, producing MANSNAVSDKKPFFGSAEEVSYHANSFLELYLSRPLLRACEALGYTKPTPIQAACIPLALAGRDICGSAITGSGKTAAFALPTLERLHFRPKNRPATRVLILTPTRELAVQVHSMIEKLAQFMIDIRCCLVVGGLSLKTQEAALRSKPDIVVATPGRMIDHLRNSLSIDLDELAVLILDEADRLLELGFSAEIRELVRLCPKRRQTMLFSATMTEEVDELIKLSLNKPLRLSADPSTKRPATLTEEVVRIRRMRERNQEAVLLALCSRAFTSKVIIFSGTKQAAHRLKILFGLAGLKAAELHGNLTQAQRLDALELFRKQQVDFLIATDVAARVR from the exons atgGCTAATAGTAATGCTGTCAGCGATAAAAAACCATTCTTTGGGTCGGCGGAGGAAGTTTCCTACCACGCAAATTCATTTCTGGAGCTATATCTTTCGAGGCCCTTACTTCGAGCTTGTGAAGCATTGGGCTATACCAAGCCCACACCAATTCAG GCTGCATGTATTCCGTTGGCATTAGCGGGCCGTGATATATGTGGAAGTGCAATAACAGGTTCAGGGAAG ACGGCTGCCTTTGCCTTGCCAACACTGGAAAGGTTACATTTCCGTCCAAAGAATCGCCCTGCCACTAGAGTTCTAATTCTGACGCCAACAAGGGAGTTAGCTGTGCA GGTCCACAGCATGATAGAAAAGCTTGCTCAATTCATGATAGATATTAGATGTTGTCTGGTGGTTGGTGGGCTTTCATTGAAG ACGCAAGAGGCAGCTTTGAGGTCCAAGCCGGATATAGTAGTTGCTACTCCAGGACGTATGATAGATCATCTCCGCAATTCTCTGTCCATAGATTTGGATGAGCTTGCTGTTTTGATCCTTGATGAAGCGGATCGTCTCCTGGAGTTAGGATTCAGTGCTGAAATTCGTGAGCTG GTAAGACTGTGTCCTAAACGTAGACAGACCATGCTATTTTCAGCTACCATGACAGAGGAAGTTGATGAGCTTATCAAGCTATCCTTGAACAAACCTCTGCGACTTTCAGCCGATCCATCCACAAAAAGGCCAGCAACTTTAACTGAAGA GGTGGTTAGGATACGCCGGATGCGTGAAAGGAATCAGGAGGCAGTACTTCTTGCTCTGTGCTCTAGGGCATTCACATCTAAAGTCATTATTTTCAG TGGGACAAAGCAGGCTGCCCATcggttgaaaattttgtttgggTTGGCTGGCTTAAAAGCTGCTGAGCTTCATGGAAATCTGACCCAGGCTCAACGCCTAGAC GCTTTGGAACTTTTTCGAAAGCAGCAAGTGGATTTTCTGATTGCAACTGATGTTGCTGCTCGAGTAAGATAA